The following are encoded in a window of Brevibacillus sp. DP1.3A genomic DNA:
- a CDS encoding thioredoxin family protein — protein MQEYLELTELLAEIERHPTSLLFIKTANCGVCDVTYARTIELLKQYPQVKSIVVSMERIPNISGEFLVFTAPAILLFMDGKEVFRQARFVSFDELERVLTSLTC, from the coding sequence GTGCAGGAGTATCTCGAACTGACTGAACTACTTGCAGAGATTGAACGTCATCCGACTAGTCTGTTGTTTATAAAAACGGCAAACTGCGGTGTTTGCGATGTCACCTACGCAAGAACGATAGAACTGCTGAAACAGTATCCACAAGTGAAAAGCATCGTGGTATCTATGGAGAGAATACCCAACATTTCCGGTGAGTTTCTCGTATTTACTGCTCCGGCGATCCTGCTGTTTATGGACGGAAAGGAAGTATTTCGGCAAGCCCGGTTTGTATCATTTGACGAGCTAGAGCGTGTTCTGACCTCCCTCACTTGTTAA
- a CDS encoding response regulator, with amino-acid sequence MRALLVDDEQLPLMHLQRLLEKDVGGVKVVGAYTNPLEAIDQAISLQPDVVFLDINMPRISGLEIGERLQGIDNSPEIVFVTGYDKYAVDAFELCALDYIMKPVQLQRLQKTMDRLRERIKSAQEVEPVKEESVVSIQCFNSILFHQSNQEPQEIKWRTNKARELFAYLLHHRNKMIDKDSIIELLWPDYDGSKGVTQLYTTIYLIRQTLKRYGLQTISINKGNLEGGYKLTIDSAAIDVEEWENRLKQLPPLSLANMQEYEQVLATYTGDYFGDYDYLWAEYERERLRRMWLQLAKTMSSFYLGHGRVQEAINVNQRIQHLHPLEEDSYMFLMQLYASLDDHAAVEEQYQLLTSRWEIELGSAVNEHITKWYHIWKQETEQK; translated from the coding sequence ATGAGAGCCTTATTGGTAGACGACGAGCAACTACCCTTGATGCATCTGCAACGATTGCTAGAAAAAGATGTTGGCGGCGTTAAGGTAGTCGGAGCCTACACCAATCCTCTCGAAGCGATCGACCAAGCAATATCCCTTCAACCAGATGTCGTATTTTTAGATATTAATATGCCGCGCATCAGTGGACTGGAGATCGGAGAACGTCTGCAAGGAATCGATAACTCCCCAGAGATCGTTTTTGTCACAGGGTACGATAAGTACGCCGTTGATGCTTTTGAGCTGTGCGCGCTGGATTACATCATGAAGCCCGTACAGCTTCAACGCTTGCAAAAAACAATGGACCGTCTTCGTGAGAGAATCAAGTCCGCGCAAGAAGTCGAGCCTGTTAAAGAAGAATCAGTCGTTTCCATCCAATGCTTCAATAGTATTTTGTTTCACCAGTCGAATCAGGAGCCACAGGAGATCAAGTGGCGTACGAATAAAGCCCGCGAGCTGTTTGCGTATTTGTTGCATCACCGCAACAAGATGATCGACAAGGATTCGATTATCGAGCTTTTGTGGCCGGACTATGATGGAAGCAAAGGCGTGACTCAGCTATATACGACGATTTACCTCATCCGGCAAACCTTGAAACGCTATGGTCTCCAAACGATATCGATCAACAAAGGCAATTTAGAAGGTGGCTATAAGCTGACGATCGATTCAGCTGCGATCGATGTGGAAGAATGGGAAAATCGTCTCAAACAGTTACCCCCCCTCTCTCTTGCCAATATGCAAGAGTATGAGCAAGTGCTCGCGACGTATACGGGCGATTATTTCGGAGACTACGACTATTTGTGGGCAGAGTACGAGCGAGAAAGACTCCGCAGGATGTGGCTGCAGCTCGCCAAAACAATGAGCAGCTTCTATTTGGGACACGGCAGAGTCCAAGAGGCGATCAACGTCAATCAACGCATTCAGCATTTGCACCCGCTTGAAGAGGACAGCTACATGTTCCTGATGCAGTTGTACGCTTCCTTGGACGATCATGCGGCTGTAGAAGAGCAGTATCAACTCTTGACCTCTCGATGGGAGATTGAACTCGGCTCTGCTGTAAACGAACATATCACCAAGTGGTATCACATATGGAAACAGGAGACAGAACAAAAGTAG
- a CDS encoding DUF4832 domain-containing protein produces MKIRSGLYSVLLAAFCILPSSAAASSYGTATYSPKQSQDVLQNPYMGLAPDSRTSNNEQEHTLVYANLTWRMLEPTKGDYAFDEVEDAIRFEEWTEKDVKFILRIVMDLPDKKSDMEIPDWLYNEIGGDNDHFDDGEWYRNDYGKGYSPNYSNPLIIKYHKELIDALGERYKDDPRIAFIQLGSVGHWGEWHTDTSIPFPATEITDQYVQPYLDNFPDSMLLMRRPHPVAKEYKLGLFNDMFGNKEDTNSYLSWIQKGYVSWLTKEKMPAMPDFWKYAPSGGEFSPSDSLPSYFTRSSINQVISQAKASHISWLGPNTPARFEKDSDQQEYLDRFLNTIGYRFSITKETHAKAVEPGDSLAVTMDWQNRGVAPFYFPWILELSLADEDGEIVTKTNTDEDIRKWLPGKKTVKQSLEIPDNLPEGTYTLCVAILDPHTEEPGIQFAMEGKRSDGRYTLGTVQVRD; encoded by the coding sequence ATGAAGATCCGAAGTGGTCTATACAGCGTACTTCTCGCTGCTTTTTGCATTCTACCTTCCTCTGCCGCCGCCTCCAGTTATGGAACGGCCACTTATTCGCCAAAGCAATCCCAAGACGTACTACAAAACCCTTATATGGGACTGGCTCCCGATTCACGGACGAGTAATAATGAGCAAGAACACACCCTCGTCTATGCCAACCTAACCTGGAGGATGCTTGAACCAACCAAAGGAGATTATGCTTTTGATGAGGTCGAAGACGCAATCCGGTTTGAAGAATGGACAGAAAAAGACGTCAAGTTCATCCTCCGCATCGTTATGGATCTTCCTGATAAAAAATCGGACATGGAGATACCAGATTGGCTATACAACGAGATCGGCGGGGACAATGACCATTTTGATGATGGCGAGTGGTATCGAAACGACTATGGCAAAGGCTACAGTCCCAACTACAGTAATCCATTGATTATCAAGTACCACAAGGAATTGATTGACGCTCTGGGAGAGCGCTACAAGGACGATCCCCGCATTGCTTTCATACAGCTAGGAAGCGTCGGTCACTGGGGAGAATGGCACACAGATACTTCTATTCCTTTCCCTGCAACAGAAATCACGGATCAGTACGTACAACCGTATCTAGATAATTTCCCTGATTCCATGCTACTGATGCGCAGACCACACCCAGTTGCCAAGGAGTACAAACTGGGGCTGTTTAACGACATGTTTGGCAACAAAGAAGATACAAACAGCTACCTGTCCTGGATACAGAAGGGCTACGTCTCCTGGCTCACCAAAGAAAAAATGCCTGCCATGCCCGACTTTTGGAAGTATGCGCCAAGCGGCGGAGAATTCTCTCCATCCGACTCCTTGCCAAGCTACTTTACTCGCTCCTCGATTAACCAGGTAATCTCACAAGCCAAAGCTTCGCATATTAGCTGGCTTGGCCCGAATACACCCGCACGTTTCGAAAAAGACAGCGATCAACAAGAATATTTGGACCGCTTTTTAAACACGATTGGCTACCGCTTCTCCATCACCAAAGAGACACATGCCAAAGCAGTCGAGCCCGGAGACAGCCTCGCTGTGACGATGGATTGGCAAAACCGCGGTGTCGCTCCATTTTACTTCCCGTGGATTCTCGAGCTGTCCCTCGCGGATGAAGACGGTGAGATCGTAACCAAGACCAACACGGACGAAGACATCCGCAAATGGCTTCCCGGCAAGAAAACCGTCAAGCAAAGCTTGGAAATTCCGGATAATCTTCCTGAAGGAACATACACTCTCTGTGTAGCAATCCTCGATCCCCATACAGAAGAGCCGGGTATTCAATTTGCCATGGAAGGCAAACGCTCGGACGGAAGATATACGTTGGGTACGGTCCAAGTACGAGACTGA
- a CDS encoding DUF4956 domain-containing protein has protein sequence MDTTNTINFQDIIKKSVLKIDQFASISIIDTIIGLVLSGLIGLFIYYIYKKTFRGVVYTHTFNITLVAMAMLTCLIIMTISTNIVLSLGMVGALSIVRFRTAIKDPLDIVFMFWSISVGIATGAGVYPVSVLGSLVVAAVIVVLSKRQMKDVAYLLIINYHDQANDGVKYQLNKLKYALKSKTVHKEMVELIVEVKIKGDNTAFVQDISEVEGVKNVSLVSYDGDYAP, from the coding sequence ATGGATACTACCAATACGATTAATTTTCAAGATATCATCAAAAAAAGTGTCTTAAAAATAGATCAATTCGCCAGCATCTCGATCATTGATACCATCATAGGGCTTGTGCTGTCGGGATTGATAGGTTTGTTCATCTACTATATTTACAAAAAAACGTTTCGCGGTGTCGTCTATACACATACCTTTAACATCACGCTAGTGGCAATGGCGATGCTTACTTGCCTGATTATCATGACGATTAGCACCAATATCGTGCTCTCTCTCGGGATGGTTGGCGCGTTGAGCATCGTGCGGTTCCGTACTGCCATCAAAGACCCGTTGGATATTGTTTTCATGTTTTGGTCGATCTCGGTAGGTATTGCGACGGGAGCGGGTGTGTACCCGGTTTCCGTCCTTGGATCGCTGGTGGTGGCGGCTGTCATTGTTGTATTATCCAAGCGGCAAATGAAAGATGTTGCCTATCTGCTCATTATCAATTATCACGATCAAGCCAATGACGGGGTTAAATATCAGTTGAACAAACTGAAATACGCCTTGAAGTCAAAGACTGTACACAAAGAGATGGTGGAATTGATCGTGGAAGTCAAAATCAAAGGAGATAATACGGCATTTGTTCAAGATATTTCAGAGGTAGAAGGTGTGAAAAACGTATCATTGGTAAGCTACGATGGCGATTATGCACCATAA
- a CDS encoding polyphosphate polymerase domain-containing protein, which translates to MKGIQSTGIQLGNKRLRHELKYYLRLSNYEPLRQKLRLIATPDPYSVSEEGYHIRSLYFDDFHDTALYEKNYGVFQRKKYRIRIYNKSDAVIKMERKSKFGGYICKESASITRDEYELILAGDVEFLRETESAVLRDFYLSCKNHLFRPRVITDYVREAYLVREGNVRITFDKYLKANVNSLDIFDENIMMVRAIHQPMMIMEVKYDQFLPFHIRHLLQNLSNKRSAISKYVICREETKKYYNL; encoded by the coding sequence ATGAAAGGAATACAGAGCACGGGCATCCAGCTCGGCAACAAGCGATTGCGGCATGAGTTGAAGTATTATCTTCGGCTGAGTAATTACGAGCCGCTGCGGCAGAAATTGCGTCTGATCGCGACTCCTGACCCTTATTCTGTGAGTGAGGAAGGATATCATATTCGTAGCCTGTACTTTGACGACTTTCACGACACAGCTCTCTATGAAAAAAACTACGGGGTTTTTCAAAGAAAAAAGTATCGTATTCGCATCTACAACAAAAGTGATGCAGTCATCAAAATGGAGCGAAAGAGCAAGTTCGGTGGATACATTTGCAAAGAATCAGCGTCGATTACACGAGATGAGTATGAACTGATTTTGGCAGGTGATGTTGAGTTTCTGCGAGAGACAGAAAGTGCTGTGCTACGAGATTTTTATTTATCGTGCAAAAATCATCTGTTTCGGCCTCGCGTCATTACGGATTATGTCCGAGAGGCGTATTTGGTGAGAGAAGGGAATGTCAGAATTACGTTTGATAAGTATTTGAAGGCAAACGTCAATTCACTCGATATTTTTGACGAAAACATCATGATGGTCAGAGCTATTCATCAGCCCATGATGATCATGGAAGTGAAGTACGATCAATTCCTGCCGTTTCATATTAGACATTTGCTACAAAACCTGAGTAATAAGCGATCGGCTATCTCCAAATATGTCATTTGCAGAGAGGAGACCAAAAAATACTATAATCTTTAG
- a CDS encoding CotH kinase family protein → MKKKRFILSLLVALGVVSTGCTQDAPEQPVSDNPPATSQVASTQQMNEDLIENRSVYDQDVDGSIVHLYVTVVNEENSKLKTTTFTELNLAPSGRNEKGEDLQAKVIMQEGTVEGPTQGYFGFSETRANGTIELRGESSRRAEQKSYKIRLFDSAGYWRDQRNINVSKHKSDMTRVRQKLSFDYFEQMPNMTSLRTQFVQVKIKDLTKKNPDRDFVDYGLFTQIEQPNKTFLQAHGLDRNGNLYKAIDFEFHRYEEQLKLATDPTYDKKAFDKILEIKGSENHEKLISMLDDLHNPAINTQDFLDKHFDRENYYTWLASNLLMGNHDTAVHNFYLYSPSNSNKWYFLPWDYDASWGFFEEELKRSPEKGLGQWQFGISDYWVSNLHRRIFKDPENIKTLNEKVEEISKIITKEQTEKYLKSYYPIVSKYVLQQPDLYNLPLDVSYFHNEQALLSGEPERNKKRYYERQENPMPFFMGEPRKEGDKLIFAWDHSYDLQGDDLTYDFAVSYDPAFTKIHAQAKGLTGVQYTINDPGKGRFFWRVIVRDSKGNTQTAFDRVESEDALYHGVKEFVLK, encoded by the coding sequence TTGAAGAAAAAACGATTCATACTGAGCCTACTCGTAGCATTAGGAGTTGTATCGACTGGTTGTACACAGGATGCGCCTGAACAGCCAGTGTCAGACAACCCGCCAGCAACGAGTCAGGTGGCGTCAACTCAGCAGATGAACGAGGATCTGATTGAGAATAGAAGCGTATACGATCAGGATGTTGATGGGAGCATCGTCCATTTATATGTGACGGTAGTCAACGAAGAAAATTCGAAATTGAAAACGACCACCTTTACGGAACTCAATCTAGCTCCTAGCGGACGGAATGAAAAGGGAGAAGATCTCCAGGCCAAAGTCATTATGCAGGAAGGGACGGTGGAGGGGCCAACCCAGGGGTACTTTGGTTTTAGCGAGACGAGAGCGAACGGAACGATTGAGCTGCGGGGGGAATCGAGCAGAAGAGCGGAACAAAAATCGTACAAAATCCGTTTGTTCGACAGCGCCGGATACTGGCGGGATCAGCGCAATATCAACGTAAGCAAGCACAAGTCTGACATGACGCGTGTTCGACAAAAGCTTAGCTTTGATTATTTTGAGCAAATGCCCAATATGACCAGTTTGCGGACGCAGTTCGTTCAAGTGAAAATCAAGGATTTGACAAAAAAAAATCCGGATCGAGACTTTGTTGATTACGGTTTGTTCACTCAAATTGAACAGCCGAACAAAACATTTTTGCAGGCGCACGGATTGGACCGAAACGGAAATTTATACAAGGCAATTGATTTCGAGTTCCACCGTTACGAGGAACAACTCAAGCTGGCAACAGATCCTACCTACGATAAGAAAGCCTTTGATAAAATTTTGGAGATCAAAGGCAGCGAGAACCATGAAAAGCTCATTTCGATGCTGGACGATCTTCACAATCCTGCGATCAATACGCAAGACTTTTTGGACAAGCATTTTGATCGGGAGAACTACTATACATGGCTGGCATCCAACCTGTTGATGGGGAATCACGACACGGCTGTTCATAATTTTTACTTGTACAGCCCTAGCAACTCCAACAAGTGGTATTTCCTACCGTGGGACTACGACGCATCGTGGGGATTTTTTGAAGAAGAGCTCAAGCGAAGCCCAGAAAAAGGGCTAGGACAATGGCAGTTTGGCATTTCCGACTACTGGGTGTCGAATTTGCATCGCCGCATCTTTAAGGATCCTGAAAACATCAAAACGCTTAACGAAAAGGTTGAGGAAATCAGCAAGATCATTACGAAGGAGCAAACGGAAAAATACTTGAAGAGCTATTATCCGATTGTGAGTAAATATGTGCTGCAACAACCTGATTTATATAATTTACCGTTGGATGTCTCCTATTTTCACAATGAGCAAGCACTTCTATCTGGTGAACCGGAGCGTAACAAAAAGAGGTACTATGAACGCCAAGAGAATCCGATGCCCTTTTTTATGGGGGAGCCAAGAAAAGAAGGAGATAAGCTCATTTTTGCCTGGGACCATTCCTATGATCTGCAAGGTGACGATCTGACTTACGACTTTGCCGTCAGTTACGATCCTGCGTTTACGAAGATACACGCGCAGGCCAAGGGGCTGACAGGGGTTCAATACACCATAAACGATCCGGGTAAAGGTCGCTTTTTCTGGCGCGTGATTGTTCGGGACAGCAAAGGGAACACACAGACGGCATTTGACAGGGTAGAGTCCGAGGATGCGCTTTATCATGGGGTGAAGGAGTTCGTATTGAAATGA
- the pelG gene encoding exopolysaccharide Pel transporter PelG, which yields MAGIGFELKKMFRNKGYLSSVKAYAFSSLVTVGPMLICMVMITVLQQILLQLNVSYLERMSFLAAVVYAFVFSLLITCGFSMVISRYIADKIYLREYNDIIASLYGVIAVCLGLGGILGGAFYWLAPLPSGFKLVAYLLFVELIVVWLQSAYLSALKDYMRIIRGYLAAVAVTLLAAFLLLNLTELEKGIAMLISLDLGFFTMIVLSMLHLESFFPKRARNYFDFLKYVKKYPSLLGVGLFCSLGFYVHHFIYWLGSPLQEVVADTYVIAPFYDVPAFYASLSILPTMVMFVVSVETAFYEKYRAYYGTILGTGSVQDIKRAKTDMVQTLMQELSFMMEVQLFFSFVALALGITLLPHIGFTSDQMERYNILVIAGYLYAVMFVIVLMLLYFDDRKGALTVTTLFLVSTVVITIAMLPLHNYGFSFFIASFLALVAGLGRLIYYLKNIDYYTYCLQPLFVKGKRME from the coding sequence ATGGCGGGCATTGGCTTTGAACTGAAGAAAATGTTTCGAAATAAAGGGTATTTGTCCAGTGTGAAGGCGTATGCATTTTCTTCGCTGGTCACAGTCGGACCGATGCTGATTTGTATGGTAATGATTACGGTGCTACAGCAAATCCTTCTTCAATTGAATGTCAGCTATTTGGAAAGGATGTCTTTTTTAGCTGCTGTCGTTTATGCATTCGTGTTTTCGCTGTTAATTACCTGCGGCTTTTCCATGGTCATTTCTCGCTATATTGCAGACAAAATTTACTTGCGTGAGTATAACGACATCATTGCGTCTTTGTATGGAGTTATCGCTGTTTGTCTGGGTTTGGGGGGAATTCTCGGCGGTGCATTTTACTGGCTCGCGCCTCTGCCGTCTGGCTTTAAGCTCGTAGCCTACCTTCTTTTTGTGGAACTGATCGTCGTATGGCTACAATCCGCCTACTTGTCTGCATTAAAGGATTATATGCGCATCATTCGTGGGTATTTGGCTGCTGTTGCCGTTACGCTTCTGGCTGCGTTTCTGCTGTTGAATCTGACTGAGCTGGAAAAAGGAATCGCGATGCTGATTTCTTTGGATCTCGGCTTTTTTACGATGATTGTCTTATCTATGCTTCATCTGGAGAGTTTTTTCCCGAAGCGGGCAAGGAATTATTTTGATTTCCTGAAGTACGTGAAAAAGTACCCAAGTCTGCTTGGTGTGGGTCTTTTTTGTTCTCTCGGTTTTTATGTGCACCATTTTATTTACTGGCTGGGGAGCCCGTTGCAGGAGGTAGTGGCGGATACTTACGTGATTGCGCCTTTTTACGACGTGCCAGCGTTCTACGCTTCCTTGAGCATATTGCCTACCATGGTCATGTTTGTGGTATCTGTGGAGACTGCTTTTTACGAGAAGTACCGAGCGTATTACGGAACGATATTGGGCACAGGCTCGGTGCAGGATATCAAGCGGGCGAAAACAGATATGGTTCAAACGTTGATGCAGGAGCTCAGCTTCATGATGGAGGTGCAGCTGTTCTTTTCCTTTGTTGCACTGGCTCTAGGCATTACGCTGCTTCCGCATATCGGTTTTACGTCCGATCAAATGGAGAGGTACAACATCTTGGTCATCGCGGGGTATTTGTACGCTGTTATGTTTGTGATCGTGCTGATGTTGCTCTATTTTGACGATCGGAAGGGAGCGCTTACGGTGACAACCTTATTTCTCGTCAGTACCGTTGTCATCACCATAGCGATGTTGCCCCTTCATAACTACGGTTTTTCATTTTTTATTGCTTCGTTTCTTGCACTGGTAGCCGGTCTCGGCAGGTTGATCTATTACTTGAAAAATATCGATTATTACACCTACTGCCTACAGCCGCTCTTTGTCAAAGGAAAGCGAATGGAATAG
- the pelF gene encoding GT4 family glycosyltransferase PelF, with protein MKICLIAEGSYPFITGGVSSWIHSLIASMPEHEFIIYAIGAEEKNRGKYVYQLPANVVEIKEVFLDAYLKEEAALGKRLGLAEDEQQALLSLLDGSKGDWHALFSVLSGSKVPAVAELLTSKDFFEVIQRLCEQKYPQIPFTEMIWMIRSMVLPLCLVIQNGMPQADLYHSVCTGYGGVAGSLGKYLHKKPFLLTEHGIYTREREEEIIKANWIKGHFKDIWIDYFHNLSACAYSYADEVITLFERNKEIQIELGCDPSKVSVIPNGVKVSDYADIVEEKKNEAITIGAVVRVVPIKDIKTMLHSFGLVKEQVPHARFVIMGPTDEDGEYYTECLQLVESLQLEDVTFTGAVNVKEYLGKMDMLVLTSISEGQPLVILEGMACRKPFVTTDVGSCRELLYGNGDNYGNAGITVPVMHFTQIAQAIITLCQNEPMRRRMGRCGFQRVSAIYTHENFLAGYRNMYRKYEV; from the coding sequence ATGAAAATTTGTCTGATTGCCGAAGGATCTTACCCTTTTATTACAGGGGGCGTCTCTAGTTGGATTCATTCCTTAATCGCTAGCATGCCAGAGCATGAGTTTATCATTTATGCCATTGGCGCAGAAGAGAAAAACAGGGGGAAGTACGTCTACCAGCTCCCCGCGAATGTGGTGGAAATCAAAGAGGTATTTCTGGATGCCTATCTCAAAGAAGAGGCTGCACTAGGCAAGCGTCTGGGGCTAGCTGAGGATGAGCAGCAAGCATTGCTTTCGTTGCTGGATGGCAGTAAGGGCGACTGGCATGCTCTTTTTTCCGTGTTGTCGGGGAGTAAGGTGCCAGCCGTAGCCGAGTTACTTACAAGTAAGGACTTCTTCGAGGTAATCCAGCGGCTTTGCGAGCAAAAATACCCGCAAATTCCCTTTACCGAAATGATCTGGATGATTCGCTCGATGGTGTTGCCGCTATGTCTGGTCATTCAAAACGGCATGCCGCAAGCGGATTTGTATCACAGTGTTTGTACGGGATATGGCGGTGTAGCAGGGAGTCTCGGGAAGTATCTGCATAAAAAGCCGTTTTTGCTGACGGAGCACGGAATCTACACCCGCGAGCGGGAAGAAGAAATTATCAAGGCAAACTGGATTAAGGGTCACTTTAAAGATATTTGGATCGATTATTTTCATAACCTTTCTGCATGTGCCTATTCCTATGCGGATGAGGTAATCACGTTGTTTGAGCGAAACAAGGAAATTCAGATTGAGCTAGGCTGTGATCCTTCCAAAGTATCAGTGATCCCAAACGGTGTAAAAGTGAGCGACTATGCAGACATCGTGGAGGAAAAAAAGAACGAGGCAATAACGATTGGCGCTGTCGTCCGTGTGGTACCCATCAAGGATATTAAAACAATGCTGCACAGCTTCGGGCTCGTCAAGGAACAAGTGCCACACGCACGCTTTGTCATCATGGGCCCGACGGATGAAGATGGGGAGTACTACACAGAATGCCTGCAATTGGTCGAAAGCCTGCAGCTGGAGGATGTTACGTTTACGGGTGCGGTCAATGTGAAAGAGTATCTCGGAAAAATGGACATGCTTGTTTTGACCAGCATCAGTGAAGGACAACCGCTCGTTATTTTGGAAGGAATGGCATGCAGAAAGCCCTTCGTCACAACGGACGTGGGAAGCTGTCGGGAATTGTTATACGGCAATGGTGACAACTATGGCAACGCAGGGATAACGGTACCCGTCATGCATTTTACTCAAATTGCCCAAGCGATCATTACGTTATGCCAAAACGAGCCCATGAGACGGCGCATGGGCAGATGTGGCTTCCAAAGAGTATCGGCTATTTACACACATGAGAATTTCTTGGCGGGATATCGCAATATGTATCGGAAATACGAGGTGTAA
- a CDS encoding DUF2194 domain-containing protein produces the protein MRMTRNRRKKRDRENDREWSQSRSNDIPVKKNIYIILIFVAILGITIEATRSQFILQVSSNKSGGSGVQTDEPKQNAISQEEIAKLARERFLILHDSKDESSMAIARNVEQVLRYMKKEYDLADVKQFSKPDSQYMTVIVTIENLGLLADLDAMLQYAHNGGNVFLSRTPEYNDSLYRIYRKLGINSIDLPIVTNGIQMTSNLLIQGEDAKIGGESIVNSSIPVELDRKAKVHAVSADNMPLLWEAQHGQGKFLVYNGTNMQSAMNRGLIAGGISLLNQDFMYPIFNMKITYIDDFPAPFRQGIEPSIYREYRKDIPSFFRDVWWPDMIKLAADYDVAYTGAIIKTYNNRVSAPFTDEEGTDSNNLITYGRDLVKLGGELGIHGYNHQSLVTDEATAIHYEYKAWPDEESMAESLSYLNDYIKKVFSSYDVQVYVPPSNVLGAEGRRALKTSFPDLRVIASLYAESDSTHEYIQEFSVAEDGIVELPRITSGYSRTDIHDWYITNAITSIGVFSHFVHPDDVLDKERSNSKSWPELVKDFQRMMEELYQHYPWLRSQTASEAATSLESYLQTDVYIAHTDKKITGYMNNFSDGMYYILRTNKKMTSLVNCTVEKIEEGAYLVHATGAKFEIGLEE, from the coding sequence ATGAGAATGACAAGGAACAGAAGAAAGAAAAGAGACAGGGAAAATGACCGAGAATGGAGCCAGTCGAGGTCCAACGACATTCCTGTGAAAAAAAACATCTACATCATTCTGATCTTTGTGGCGATTCTGGGGATCACCATAGAAGCTACCCGTTCCCAGTTCATCCTCCAGGTGAGCAGTAATAAATCGGGAGGCTCGGGAGTGCAGACTGACGAGCCGAAGCAAAACGCAATCAGCCAGGAGGAAATCGCCAAGCTTGCAAGGGAGCGGTTCCTCATTCTGCATGATTCCAAGGATGAGAGCAGTATGGCAATCGCGAGGAATGTGGAGCAAGTGCTGCGGTATATGAAAAAGGAGTACGATCTCGCAGACGTTAAGCAGTTCTCGAAGCCCGATTCCCAATACATGACGGTCATTGTCACCATAGAAAATCTGGGCTTGCTAGCCGATCTGGATGCGATGTTGCAATATGCGCACAATGGGGGAAATGTGTTCCTTTCGCGTACGCCTGAATACAACGACAGCTTATATCGCATTTACCGAAAGCTAGGGATCAATTCCATCGATCTCCCCATCGTGACAAACGGCATTCAGATGACATCCAATCTCTTGATCCAAGGAGAAGATGCAAAAATCGGGGGAGAGTCCATTGTTAATTCCTCGATTCCTGTAGAGCTGGATAGGAAAGCGAAAGTACATGCAGTTTCTGCCGACAATATGCCACTGCTATGGGAGGCCCAGCATGGACAGGGAAAGTTTCTGGTCTATAACGGGACGAATATGCAATCTGCAATGAACAGAGGACTGATTGCTGGTGGCATCAGTTTACTGAATCAAGATTTCATGTACCCCATTTTCAATATGAAAATCACGTATATTGACGACTTTCCTGCTCCCTTTCGCCAGGGGATCGAGCCGAGTATTTACCGCGAGTACCGCAAAGATATTCCCAGCTTCTTTCGGGATGTGTGGTGGCCTGACATGATCAAGCTTGCTGCTGATTACGATGTGGCCTACACGGGAGCGATTATCAAAACCTACAATAACCGAGTTTCCGCCCCCTTCACAGATGAGGAAGGAACGGATTCGAACAATCTGATTACGTACGGCAGGGATTTGGTGAAATTGGGTGGCGAATTGGGCATCCACGGATATAATCATCAATCGCTGGTTACTGATGAAGCGACAGCGATCCATTACGAGTATAAGGCTTGGCCTGATGAAGAAAGCATGGCCGAGTCACTTTCGTACCTGAACGATTATATCAAGAAGGTCTTCTCGTCATATGACGTACAGGTGTATGTCCCGCCTTCTAACGTGTTGGGAGCCGAAGGGCGTCGAGCGCTAAAAACGTCCTTCCCTGATCTGAGAGTCATTGCCTCCTTATATGCGGAATCAGACAGCACGCACGAATACATCCAGGAGTTTTCCGTGGCCGAAGATGGCATCGTAGAGCTGCCGCGTATTACCTCGGGATACAGTCGCACAGACATTCATGATTGGTACATAACGAATGCGATCACATCCATCGGTGTCTTTTCCCATTTTGTTCATCCAGACGATGTGTTGGACAAAGAACGAAGCAATAGCAAGTCGTGGCCGGAATTGGTAAAAGACTTTCAACGTATGATGGAAGAGCTTTACCAGCACTATCCATGGCTGCGCAGCCAGACTGCTTCCGAAGCTGCAACAAGCCTTGAGAGTTATTTGCAGACGGATGTGTATATCGCGCATACGGATAAAAAAATAACAGGATACATGAACAACTTCTCCGACGGAATGTATTACATCTTGCGGACAAACAAAAAAATGACGAGCTTAGTAAATTGCACGGTAGAAAAAATAGAGGAAGGCGCCTATCTCGTACATGCAACGGGTGCAAAATTTGAAATAGGACTGGAAGAGTAA